In Capsicum annuum cultivar UCD-10X-F1 chromosome 11, UCD10Xv1.1, whole genome shotgun sequence, one genomic interval encodes:
- the LOC107856843 gene encoding hydroxymethylglutaryl-CoA lyase, mitochondrial translates to MSSLEEPLNLDRLPSLSNIDLLERFSSGACRPVGEDMAMGDSWSDGRNCSSSNNCIEDDEEYGRENFKWRRHGSRNVIPSRRSKSLSKNYIVCGTVSRSQCLTDRQPISYSNQRSTVNKTFKLFNGMPNHVKIVEVGPRDGLQNEKNTVPTSVKVELVQKLVSCGLPVVEVTGFVSPKWVPQLSDAKDVMEAVKNLEGARLPVLTPNMKGFEAAFAAGAKEVAVFASASESFSKLNINCSIEESLVRYRAVTSAAKKLSIPVRGYVSCAIGCPVEGAISPSKVAYVAKELHDMGCFEISLGDTIGIATPGTVVPMLEAVMAVVPVEKLAVHFHDTYGQSLSNILVSLQMGISTIDSSVAGLGGCPYAKGASGNVSTEDVVYMLNGLGIKNNVDLQKLLLTGEFISKYLGRPSGSKAAIALSGATADASKI, encoded by the exons ATGTCAAGTTTGGAAGAGCCTCTTAACCTGGACAGGTTGCCAAGTTTGAGCAATATTGATTTGCTAGAGAGGTTCTCATCTGGTGCCTGCAGGCCTGTAGGAGAAGATATGGCCATGGGGGACTCCTGGTCTGATGGAAGAAATTGCAGCTCATCCAACAACTGCAT tgaagatgatgaagaatatGGGAGAGAGAACTTCAAATGGAGAAGGCATGGATCACGCAACGTCATTCCAAGTCGAAGGTCAAAGAGTCTAAGCAAGAATTATATAGTATGTGGAACTGTGTCTCGTTCACAGTGCTTGACAGATCGTCAACCTATATCTTACAGCAACCAGAGAAGCACAGTGAATAAAACATTCAAG TTGTTCAATGGCATGCCAAATCATGTGAAGATAGTGGAAGTTGGTCCAAGGGATGGATTACAAAATGAGAAGAATACTGTTCCTACATCAGTGAAGGTTGAATTAGTTCAAAAACTTGTCTCTTGTGGGCTACCTGTGGTTGAAGTGACGGGTTTTGTTTCTCCAAAATGGGTGCCTCAG CTGTCGGATGCCAAGGATGTAATGGAAGCAGTTAAGAATCTAGAAGGTGCCAGATTGCCTGTATTGACACCTAACATGAAA GGCTTTGAAGCAGCTTTTGCAGCTGGTGCGAAAGAAGTAGCAGTCTTTGCATCAGCTTCAGAGTCGTTCTCAAAGTTGAACATTAATTGTAGCATTGAGGAGAGCCTAGTCCGATATCGAGCTGTTACATCTGCTGCCAAAAAGCTGTCAATACCCGTTCGCGG GTATGTATCCTGTGCTATTGGGTGCCCAGTCGAAGGAGCAATTTCACCTTCAAAAGTCGCATATGTAGCAAAGGAACTTCATGACATGGGATGCTTTGAAATCTCCCTTGGAGACACAATAGGAATTGCTACTCCAG GAACTGTTGTTCCTATGCTTGAAGCTGTGATGGCTGTTGTTCCTGTGGAAAAGCTAGCTGTGCATTTCCATGATACCTATGGACAGtctctttcaaatattttagttTCCCTCCAA ATGGGGATTAGCACGATCGACTCCTCAGTTGCTGGTCTAGGAGGCTGTCCATATGCCAAAGGAGCTTCTGGCAATGTTTCGACAGAAGATGTTGTCTATATGCTTAATGGTCTAGGGATTAAAAACAACGTTGATCTACAGAAACTCCTGCTAACTGGGGAATTCATCAGCAAGTATTTGGGCCGTCCATCCGGATCCAAAGCAGCCATTGCTTTGAGCGGAGCAACGGCAGATGCATCCAAGATATAG